A section of the Prevotella melaninogenica genome encodes:
- a CDS encoding Cof-type HAD-IIB family hydrolase, with protein sequence MAIKAAFFDIDGTLVSFQTHEIPASTIKAIEQAKEQGVKIFISTGRPVAIINNIDAIRHLVDGYITFNGARTFIGDEDIALMPIPENEVRAMIEDASRRDYAVLVCGRDVVALHNHKPIFDEIFVQGLGVTNIDITRPVEPLLNQPVLQLTPFFSEEYEKDIFSSMPHCVSARWHPSFTDITVQGADKGNALKQMTKHLGISLEECIAFGDGGNDMTILQTAGIGVAMGNAYEGVKAVADYVTTSVDEDGIRNAFIHFGIINN encoded by the coding sequence ATGGCAATTAAAGCAGCATTCTTCGATATAGATGGTACCTTGGTATCCTTTCAGACGCATGAGATTCCAGCATCTACAATAAAGGCTATCGAGCAAGCAAAAGAACAAGGTGTGAAGATATTCATCTCCACAGGACGTCCTGTAGCTATCATCAACAACATTGATGCTATCCGTCATCTTGTTGATGGATATATCACCTTTAATGGTGCTCGCACCTTCATTGGCGACGAAGATATAGCTTTGATGCCTATTCCCGAAAATGAGGTACGAGCTATGATTGAGGATGCCAGCCGTCGCGACTATGCCGTTTTGGTATGTGGTAGAGATGTAGTTGCACTCCACAATCATAAACCAATCTTCGATGAAATCTTCGTTCAAGGTCTGGGTGTTACTAATATCGACATAACTCGACCAGTAGAACCATTACTTAACCAACCTGTTCTTCAACTCACTCCTTTCTTCAGTGAAGAATATGAGAAGGATATTTTTTCATCAATGCCACATTGTGTTTCGGCACGTTGGCATCCAAGTTTCACCGATATTACCGTGCAGGGAGCTGACAAAGGAAACGCATTAAAGCAGATGACAAAACATCTTGGCATCAGCCTTGAAGAATGTATCGCCTTTGGTGATGGAGGAAACGACATGACTATTCTCCAGACAGCAGGTATTGGTGTAGCAATGGGAAATGCTTATGAAGGAGTGAAGGCTGTAGCTGACTACGTTACAACAAGTGTAGATGAGGACGGAATACGTAATGCTTTCATACACTTTGGAATTATAAACAATTAA
- the trmB gene encoding tRNA (guanosine(46)-N7)-methyltransferase TrmB, with the protein MSKGKLQKFAEMETFKNVFQYPYGVISEVPFEMKGHWREQYFHNDNPIVLELGCGKGEYTVGLARVYPNINFIGVDIKGARIYTGAKQALEEGLENVAFLRTSIEIIDRFFSEDEVQEIWLTFSDPQMKNVHKRLTSTFFMNRYRRFLIDGGIVHLKTDSNFLFTYTTYMVNVNQLPVLFRTEDLYGNELGEGSVAETQMDEKTREILGIHTYYENQWIERGLNIKYMKFQLPRTGELVEPDIEIELDDYRSFKRTKRSGLTTSK; encoded by the coding sequence ATGAGTAAAGGTAAGTTACAGAAATTTGCAGAGATGGAGACGTTCAAGAACGTTTTCCAATATCCTTATGGCGTTATCAGTGAGGTTCCGTTTGAAATGAAGGGTCATTGGCGTGAACAGTATTTCCATAATGATAACCCTATTGTGCTCGAATTGGGCTGTGGTAAAGGTGAATATACTGTTGGTTTGGCACGTGTCTACCCAAATATCAACTTTATAGGTGTTGATATCAAGGGTGCTCGTATCTATACAGGTGCTAAACAAGCTTTGGAAGAAGGGTTGGAGAACGTAGCCTTTCTGCGTACAAGTATTGAGATTATCGACCGTTTCTTCAGTGAAGATGAGGTGCAGGAGATATGGCTTACTTTCTCAGATCCACAGATGAAGAATGTGCATAAGCGTTTGACTTCCACCTTCTTCATGAACCGTTATCGTCGTTTCTTGATAGATGGAGGTATTGTTCACCTTAAAACGGATTCAAACTTCCTCTTTACATATACCACCTATATGGTTAATGTGAATCAACTACCAGTTCTGTTCCGTACAGAAGATCTTTATGGTAATGAGTTAGGAGAGGGGAGTGTTGCAGAAACTCAGATGGATGAGAAGACACGTGAAATTCTTGGTATTCATACTTACTATGAAAATCAGTGGATTGAACGTGGATTGAATATTAAATATATGAAGTTCCAGTTGCCAAGAACGGGTGAATTGGTAGAACCAGATATTGAGATAGAACTTGATGACTACCGTTCTTTCAAACGTACGAAGCGTAGTGGATTGACTACGAGTAAGTAG
- a CDS encoding LytR/AlgR family response regulator transcription factor yields MTLNCIIIDDEPLAADLLASYAKKTLFLNLIGVFNSAVEGVKAIRENRVDLIFLDIQMPELSGLEFAKILPKETKIIFTTAFSQYAIDGYKANAIDYLMKPISYDDFLAGANRALDWFQSTRQTENASNDRFIFVKSEYKLVKIMFDDILYIEGLKDYVKIYLANDHKPIMSLMNMKKIEESLPKPEFMRIHRSYIVHMKKIDGIDRFRVVMGDAILPISDSYKTMLQDYLDGHTL; encoded by the coding sequence ATGACACTAAACTGTATAATCATTGACGACGAACCTTTAGCAGCAGACTTGCTTGCAAGTTATGCAAAGAAAACACTCTTTTTAAACTTAATTGGTGTTTTTAATAGTGCTGTAGAAGGCGTAAAAGCCATCCGTGAGAATAGGGTTGACCTCATATTCTTAGATATACAGATGCCTGAACTTAGCGGATTGGAGTTTGCTAAGATTCTACCTAAGGAAACTAAGATTATTTTCACAACAGCATTCAGTCAGTATGCTATTGATGGTTATAAGGCAAATGCTATTGATTATCTTATGAAACCTATTAGCTATGATGATTTCTTAGCAGGTGCAAACAGAGCTTTAGACTGGTTCCAAAGTACCCGTCAGACAGAGAACGCTTCAAACGACCGTTTCATCTTTGTCAAGAGCGAGTACAAACTGGTTAAAATTATGTTTGATGACATCCTCTATATTGAAGGATTGAAGGACTATGTTAAGATTTATCTTGCTAACGATCATAAGCCAATTATGAGTCTGATGAACATGAAAAAGATTGAGGAGTCACTTCCTAAACCAGAATTCATGCGTATTCATCGCTCCTACATCGTACACATGAAGAAGATTGATGGTATTGATCGTTTCCGTGTTGTTATGGGTGACGCTATCCTTCCAATATCTGATAGTTATAAGACTATGCTTCAAGATTACCTTGACGGTCATACGTTATAA